Proteins encoded together in one Synechococcus sp. A15-62 window:
- a CDS encoding glucose-1-phosphate adenylyltransferase, protein MKRVLAIILGGGAGTRLYPLTKMRAKPAVPLAGKYRLIDIPISNCINSDINKMYVMTQFNSASLNRHLSQTYNLSNSFGGGFVEVLAAQQTPDSPTWFEGTADAVRKYQWLFQEWDVDEYLILSGDQLYRMDYSLFIEHHRRTGADLTVAALPVDPQQAEAFGLMRTDENGSIKEFREKPKGDSLLEMAVDTSRFGLSAESAKERPYLASMGIYVFSRKTLFDLLDKHPGHKDFGKEIIPEALARGDKLQSYVFDDYWEDIGTIGAFYEANLALTQQPTPPFSFYDEKFPIYTRPRYLPPSKLVDAQITNSIVGEGSILKSCSIHHCVLGVRSRIESDCVLQDTLVMGADFFESPDERAVLKERGGIPLGVGKGTTVKRAILDKNTRIGSGVSIINKDNVEEADRSDQGFYIRNGIVVVQKNATIADGTVI, encoded by the coding sequence ATGAAGCGGGTCTTGGCCATCATTCTGGGCGGGGGTGCAGGCACTCGCCTGTATCCGCTCACAAAAATGCGCGCCAAGCCGGCCGTTCCTCTGGCAGGCAAATACCGACTGATTGATATTCCGATTAGCAACTGCATCAACTCCGACATCAACAAGATGTATGTGATGACGCAGTTCAACAGTGCGTCACTGAACCGCCACCTCAGTCAGACCTACAACCTCAGCAACTCCTTCGGTGGTGGTTTTGTTGAGGTGCTTGCAGCCCAGCAAACCCCTGATAGCCCCACCTGGTTTGAGGGCACCGCAGACGCTGTACGCAAATACCAGTGGTTGTTCCAGGAATGGGACGTTGATGAATACCTGATTCTTTCCGGCGACCAGCTCTACCGGATGGATTACAGCCTCTTCATCGAGCACCACCGCCGCACTGGCGCTGATCTCACCGTTGCTGCTCTTCCCGTTGATCCCCAGCAGGCGGAGGCTTTCGGTTTGATGCGGACTGACGAAAACGGCTCGATCAAGGAATTCCGCGAAAAGCCCAAGGGTGATTCGCTGCTGGAGATGGCTGTCGACACCTCTCGCTTCGGCCTGAGTGCTGAATCAGCCAAGGAAAGGCCCTATCTGGCCTCGATGGGCATTTACGTCTTTAGCCGTAAGACCTTGTTCGATCTGCTCGACAAGCATCCTGGCCACAAGGATTTCGGTAAGGAAATCATTCCCGAGGCTCTCGCCAGGGGCGACAAGCTCCAGAGCTACGTCTTCGACGACTACTGGGAAGACATCGGTACCATCGGTGCGTTCTATGAAGCCAACCTTGCGCTGACCCAACAACCCACGCCCCCTTTCAGCTTCTACGACGAGAAGTTCCCTATCTACACTCGTCCTCGCTATCTGCCCCCCAGCAAGCTGGTCGACGCCCAGATCACCAATTCGATTGTTGGTGAAGGCTCGATCTTGAAGTCCTGCAGCATCCACCACTGCGTCCTGGGTGTGCGCAGCCGCATTGAAAGTGACTGCGTGCTTCAAGACACGCTGGTGATGGGAGCCGACTTCTTTGAATCACCCGACGAACGTGCCGTCTTGAAGGAGCGTGGAGGCATTCCACTTGGCGTTGGCAAGGGCACCACGGTGAAACGCGCCATCCTCGATAAGAACACCCGCATTGGTTCGGGTGTCTCGATCATCAACAAGGACAACGTGGAAGAAGCCGACCGTTCGGATCAGGGCTTCTACATCCGCAACGGCATTGTGGTCGTTCAGAAAAACGCCACCATTGCCGATGGAACGGTGATCTGA
- a CDS encoding pentapeptide repeat-containing protein has translation MASLLAVITLAFSTVVWAEPVQAITAPELRGQFAVQEISADMHGLDLKEKEFLKADLREVNLSGTDLRGAVINTSQLQGADLRDADLSDVVGFASHFEGADLRGANFTNAMMMQSRFTDAQIDGADFTNAVIDLPQQRALCARADGSNPISGVSTRESLGCRP, from the coding sequence ATGGCCTCGCTGCTGGCGGTGATCACGCTGGCGTTCAGCACCGTTGTCTGGGCTGAACCAGTGCAGGCCATCACCGCTCCCGAGTTGCGTGGTCAATTCGCGGTACAGGAGATCAGCGCCGACATGCACGGCCTCGATCTCAAGGAAAAAGAGTTCCTCAAGGCCGATTTACGGGAGGTGAATCTCAGCGGTACGGACCTGCGCGGTGCTGTGATCAACACCTCGCAACTGCAGGGGGCCGATCTTCGCGATGCCGATCTTTCCGATGTTGTGGGCTTTGCCAGCCATTTCGAAGGCGCCGATCTGCGGGGGGCCAACTTCACCAACGCGATGATGATGCAGAGCCGTTTCACGGACGCTCAGATCGATGGTGCTGATTTCACCAACGCTGTGATCGATTTGCCGCAACAGCGCGCCCTTTGCGCTCGGGCGGATGGATCCAATCCGATTAGTGGTGTCTCAACCCGTGAGAGCCTGGGTTGCCGCCCTTAA
- the glpX gene encoding class II fructose-bisphosphatase encodes MDQTLIQEILEIVEQAAIASASLSGKGLKDEADALAVDAMRKRMNQIQMQGRIVIGEGERDEAPMLYIGEEVGTGTGPGVDFAVDPCEGTNLCAFNQRGSMAVLAASDRGGLFNAPDFYMKKLAAPPAAKGKVDIRKSATENIKILSECLGLPVDELNIVVMDRARHKDLIAEIRATGARIQPISDGDVQAAIACGFAGTGTHCLMGIGAAPEGVISAAAMRALGGHFQGQLVYDPAIAQTSEWADMTKEGNLARLAEMGIADPDKVYEAEELACGEHVCFAGSGITDGLLFSGVKFEKDCTRTSSLVISNLDNTCRFTNTVHIKDGAQSIALS; translated from the coding sequence GTGGATCAGACCCTCATTCAGGAAATTCTCGAGATCGTCGAGCAGGCCGCCATCGCTTCCGCCTCGCTCTCCGGCAAAGGCCTGAAGGATGAAGCCGATGCATTGGCCGTTGATGCCATGCGCAAGCGCATGAATCAGATCCAGATGCAGGGCCGCATCGTGATCGGCGAGGGGGAACGTGATGAAGCCCCGATGCTCTACATCGGAGAAGAGGTCGGCACCGGCACTGGCCCTGGTGTTGACTTTGCTGTCGACCCCTGCGAAGGCACCAACCTCTGCGCCTTCAACCAACGCGGCTCCATGGCTGTTCTCGCCGCTTCCGATCGGGGCGGTCTGTTCAACGCCCCCGACTTCTACATGAAGAAGCTGGCTGCTCCTCCGGCAGCAAAGGGCAAGGTGGACATCCGCAAATCAGCCACTGAAAACATCAAGATCCTCAGCGAGTGCTTGGGTCTCCCCGTTGACGAGCTGAACATCGTTGTGATGGATCGCGCCCGTCACAAGGACTTGATCGCTGAGATCCGTGCCACCGGCGCTCGCATCCAGCCGATATCTGATGGAGACGTTCAGGCCGCCATCGCCTGCGGTTTCGCCGGCACAGGAACCCACTGCCTGATGGGCATCGGCGCTGCCCCTGAGGGTGTGATTTCAGCCGCTGCCATGCGCGCTCTTGGTGGCCACTTCCAGGGCCAACTGGTGTACGACCCCGCGATTGCTCAGACCTCCGAATGGGCTGATATGACCAAAGAGGGCAACCTTGCGCGTCTCGCTGAGATGGGCATCGCTGATCCCGACAAGGTCTACGAAGCCGAGGAGCTGGCCTGCGGCGAGCATGTTTGTTTCGCTGGCAGCGGCATCACGGATGGTCTGCTCTTCAGTGGCGTTAAGTTCGAAAAGGACTGCACCCGCACAAGCAGCCTGGTGATCAGCAATCTGGATAACACCTGCCGCTTCACCAACACCGTGCACATCAAAGACGGCGCCCAGAGCATTGCTCTGAGCTGA
- the pgl gene encoding 6-phosphogluconolactonase — MTNYRIERAKDAQDLARQACETVAAQIDLALDQRDRCQIALSGGSTPASAYSLLGQERLPWDRVDVVLGDERWVAADDASSNAGMLRRTLLAPGPGASAAFHPVPTVELESPEASAQAFADQLSQLCPGAPPVFDVMLLGLGDDGHTASLFPGTEAPAVLDRWTTIGRGKGLDRITLTAPVLSAARQVIFLVSGAGKQEALRRLVDPSESSDRTPARLVQPASDVLVLADQDAAAGL, encoded by the coding sequence ATGACCAACTACCGCATCGAGCGGGCGAAGGATGCTCAGGACCTCGCCCGCCAGGCCTGTGAAACTGTTGCCGCCCAAATTGATCTGGCCTTGGATCAACGGGACCGCTGCCAGATCGCTCTGTCCGGTGGGAGCACGCCCGCCAGCGCCTATTCCCTGCTCGGTCAGGAACGGTTGCCCTGGGATCGGGTTGATGTCGTCCTGGGTGACGAGCGCTGGGTGGCTGCCGACGATGCGTCCAGCAACGCCGGCATGCTGCGTCGCACCCTGCTCGCACCCGGGCCAGGAGCTTCAGCCGCTTTTCATCCTGTGCCCACCGTGGAACTGGAGAGTCCTGAGGCCAGTGCCCAGGCCTTTGCTGACCAGCTCTCTCAGCTGTGCCCAGGAGCACCACCGGTGTTCGATGTGATGCTGCTGGGCCTGGGGGATGACGGCCACACCGCGTCCCTTTTCCCCGGCACTGAGGCTCCAGCGGTGCTGGATCGCTGGACGACCATTGGTCGCGGCAAGGGGTTGGATCGCATCACCTTGACGGCTCCTGTGCTCAGTGCCGCCCGTCAGGTGATCTTCCTCGTCAGTGGGGCTGGAAAACAGGAGGCCCTCAGGCGACTGGTGGATCCCTCTGAATCCTCTGATCGCACCCCCGCTCGGCTGGTTCAACCTGCTAGTGATGTGCTGGTCCTTGCCGATCAGGATGCAGCCGCCGGCCTCTGA
- a CDS encoding uracil phosphoribosyltransferase, with amino-acid sequence MAMSLRVVVPPHPLIGHWLTMLRHRETPAALYATALQELGRWLTYEALRDWLPHRREMVPGIHGDSEGTLVEASVPLIAMPVLPAGLELWQGGRSVLPDASLCLGPCPEEIEANAGVILFVDQISDGEATLKLLRELQSKGVDGRRLRLITALCASPGLKLLGEAIPDLTLHTACIDEDLGEQGEIRPGIGDPVRRLNLRS; translated from the coding sequence ATGGCCATGAGCTTGCGGGTGGTGGTTCCACCCCATCCCCTGATCGGTCATTGGCTGACGATGCTGCGGCACCGGGAAACCCCTGCTGCCCTCTACGCCACCGCTCTGCAGGAGCTGGGCCGGTGGCTCACCTACGAAGCCCTACGGGACTGGCTGCCCCATCGCCGGGAGATGGTGCCCGGAATCCATGGAGACAGCGAAGGCACCCTCGTTGAGGCATCAGTACCGCTGATCGCCATGCCAGTGCTGCCTGCGGGCCTAGAGCTTTGGCAGGGAGGACGATCCGTCCTTCCCGATGCATCCCTCTGCCTGGGGCCGTGCCCAGAGGAGATTGAAGCCAACGCCGGGGTGATTCTGTTTGTTGATCAGATCAGCGATGGCGAGGCCACCCTCAAGCTCCTGCGGGAGCTCCAGAGCAAGGGTGTGGATGGACGGCGGCTGCGGCTGATCACTGCCCTGTGCGCCAGTCCTGGACTGAAGCTGTTGGGTGAAGCGATTCCGGATCTAACGCTGCATACCGCCTGCATCGACGAAGACCTGGGAGAGCAGGGCGAGATTCGCCCGGGAATCGGTGATCCTGTGCGACGGCTGAACCTCCGATCCTGA
- a CDS encoding glutamyl-tRNA reductase: MHISVVGLSHRTAPVEIRERLSIPEQTMETSLQSLRGNEQVLEASILSTCNRLEIYTLVRNPDLGVSAVSDFLSSHSGLETGELTPHLFSYHHEDAVDHLMRVAAGLDSLVLGEGQILSQVKKMMRLGQEHKSLGPILNRLLTQAVTTGKRVRSETNLGTGAVSISSAAVELAQLKLGQSRGLDQLVTLESEQIAVVGAGRMSRLLLQHLQAKGASGVVLLNRTVERAEQLSADFPDLPVQCRPLTDLDQYLSTCSLMFTSTAADDPIIDAARLAPLNRRSKLRLIDIGVPRNIAADAADVNGVESHDVDDLQEVVARNQEARQAMAREAEQLLQQEAQQFLEWWDSLEAVPTINQLRSSMESIRTEELQKALSRMGPDFSARERKVVEALSKGIVNKILHTPVTQLRAPQTRQDRQQALRIVERLFDLEAS; encoded by the coding sequence ATGCATATCTCCGTCGTCGGCCTCAGTCATCGCACGGCACCGGTGGAGATCCGGGAACGGCTCAGCATTCCTGAGCAGACCATGGAGACGTCCCTTCAATCGCTCCGCGGTAATGAGCAGGTGCTCGAGGCATCCATCCTCAGCACCTGCAACCGGCTTGAGATTTACACCCTGGTCCGCAATCCGGACCTCGGAGTGTCTGCTGTCAGCGACTTTCTCAGCAGCCACTCCGGTCTTGAAACGGGCGAGCTGACGCCTCACCTGTTCAGTTACCACCACGAAGACGCTGTCGATCACCTCATGCGGGTGGCGGCGGGTCTCGACAGCCTTGTGCTGGGTGAGGGACAAATCCTGTCCCAGGTGAAGAAAATGATGCGGCTCGGTCAGGAGCACAAATCTCTGGGACCGATTCTGAATCGATTGCTCACCCAGGCTGTTACCACCGGCAAACGCGTCCGCAGCGAAACCAATCTTGGAACAGGGGCTGTGTCGATCAGCTCTGCTGCAGTTGAGCTTGCTCAGCTCAAGCTCGGCCAATCCCGGGGACTGGACCAACTGGTCACCCTGGAAAGCGAGCAGATCGCTGTTGTAGGTGCCGGGCGCATGAGCCGTCTGTTGCTTCAGCATTTGCAGGCCAAGGGTGCCTCCGGTGTTGTTCTGCTGAACCGCACTGTTGAGCGGGCCGAGCAGCTTTCGGCCGATTTCCCCGATCTTCCTGTTCAGTGCAGGCCGCTCACGGATCTCGATCAGTACCTGAGCACCTGCTCGCTGATGTTCACCAGCACCGCCGCTGATGATCCGATCATTGATGCTGCACGTCTGGCTCCTCTGAACCGTCGCAGCAAGCTGCGCCTGATCGACATCGGTGTGCCGCGAAACATTGCTGCCGATGCTGCCGACGTGAACGGCGTTGAATCCCACGATGTTGACGACCTTCAAGAGGTCGTTGCCCGTAACCAGGAAGCCCGTCAGGCCATGGCTCGGGAGGCAGAGCAGTTGCTTCAGCAGGAAGCGCAGCAGTTCCTCGAGTGGTGGGACAGCCTTGAGGCCGTGCCGACCATCAACCAGCTGCGTTCCTCGATGGAGTCGATCCGTACGGAGGAACTCCAGAAAGCCCTCAGCCGAATGGGCCCTGACTTCTCAGCTCGGGAACGCAAGGTTGTCGAGGCTCTGAGCAAGGGCATCGTCAACAAAATTCTCCACACGCCGGTCACCCAGCTGCGGGCTCCCCAGACCCGTCAGGATCGCCAACAGGCTCTTCGAATTGTCGAAAGACTGTTCGATTTGGAAGCATCTTGA
- the cobW gene encoding cobalamin biosynthesis protein CobW → MAKRLPVTVITGFLGAGKTTVLRHLLTRGGQRLAVMVNEFGSVGLDGDLIRSCGFCPEEDVDARLVELNNGCLCCTVQDDFLPTMETLLERADQLDGIVVETSGLALPRPLLQALDWPAIRSRVHVNGVVTLVDGEALAAGSPVADAEALERQRAEDPSLDHLTAIDELFEDQLQAADLVLISRADCLDASALADVQGRIQGKVLPGTALLPVSQGQVETSVVLGLEHKPTPKAHAHHDHDDHDHDHNHDHDDHSHHDHSHVAMVGSNVRVEGALDRQALEQLLPSLVSNHQVVRLKGRVWLPSKALPLQIQMVGPRLNSWFEAAPSHAWRPDQGCGADLVVLALNEAAAPALESGLQRLVQATPAKASPAAATPES, encoded by the coding sequence ATGGCTAAGCGTCTGCCGGTGACCGTGATCACCGGGTTTCTTGGGGCCGGCAAGACCACGGTGCTCCGCCATCTGCTGACCCGCGGAGGTCAGCGGTTGGCCGTGATGGTCAACGAATTCGGCAGCGTTGGGCTTGATGGTGATCTGATTCGCAGCTGTGGCTTCTGTCCCGAGGAGGACGTTGACGCGCGGTTGGTTGAGCTGAACAACGGTTGCCTCTGTTGCACGGTTCAGGACGACTTCCTTCCGACCATGGAGACGCTGCTGGAACGGGCGGATCAGCTGGATGGGATCGTCGTCGAAACCAGCGGTCTTGCTTTGCCTCGGCCTTTGCTCCAGGCCTTGGATTGGCCGGCCATCCGCAGCCGTGTGCATGTGAATGGTGTGGTGACGCTGGTGGATGGCGAAGCCTTGGCTGCAGGCAGCCCAGTGGCTGATGCTGAAGCGCTTGAGCGGCAACGGGCCGAGGATCCCAGCCTCGATCACCTCACAGCGATCGACGAGTTGTTTGAGGATCAACTCCAGGCCGCAGACCTGGTCTTGATCAGCAGGGCTGATTGCCTGGATGCATCAGCGTTGGCTGATGTGCAGGGACGGATCCAGGGCAAAGTGCTTCCGGGTACCGCTCTGCTTCCTGTGTCTCAGGGACAGGTGGAGACATCCGTTGTGCTGGGACTGGAGCACAAGCCAACTCCCAAAGCCCATGCCCATCACGACCACGACGACCACGACCACGACCACAATCACGACCACGACGACCACAGCCATCACGACCACAGCCATGTCGCCATGGTCGGCAGCAATGTTCGCGTTGAAGGTGCATTGGATCGTCAGGCCCTCGAGCAGCTGCTGCCCAGCCTCGTGAGCAATCACCAGGTGGTTCGACTCAAGGGTCGTGTCTGGTTGCCCAGCAAAGCGCTTCCGCTTCAGATCCAGATGGTGGGTCCGCGCTTGAACAGCTGGTTTGAAGCAGCTCCCAGCCATGCCTGGCGTCCCGATCAGGGCTGTGGTGCTGATCTGGTGGTGCTGGCCTTGAACGAAGCCGCTGCTCCGGCACTGGAATCCGGCCTTCAGAGGCTGGTGCAGGCCACACCGGCCAAGGCCAGCCCCGCGGCAGCCACGCCGGAGAGCTGA
- the gndA gene encoding NADP-dependent phosphogluconate dehydrogenase, producing the protein MSKSHFGLIGLGVMGENLVLNAERNGFSSVVYNRTYAKTEDFLEGRGKGKNIQGATDLEDFVGKLERPRRILMMVKAGPAVDAVVDQLSPYLEEGDLLIDGGNSDYHDTERRVKQLESKSFGFIGMGVSGGAKGALEGPSMMPGGTKTSYEAIEGLVNKMAAQVEDGPCVTYIGPGGSGHLVKTVHNGIEYGIEQILAEGYDLMKRVKGMSGVQMADVLGQWNATEELSSYLVEITEVCLRTKDPVDGTDLVEKITDQAGQKGTGLWTVVTALQMGASVPTIYASLNARVMSSMKPQRMAAESILKGPAIKDFDLGTPDDAMAPLMDATVLSCIASYAQGMELLRIASQDLDYELHMPSIAQIWKGGCIIRARLLKRIQDAFHADPQLPNLMVDPWFAEQINRRLPGLAQVVAGAAEAGIPVPCFSSTLDYINSYRSDRLPQNLVQAMRDCFGSHTYQRVDKEGTFHTEWLS; encoded by the coding sequence ATGTCCAAGTCTCACTTCGGCCTTATCGGTCTTGGCGTGATGGGCGAGAACCTCGTCCTCAATGCGGAGCGCAACGGTTTTTCCAGCGTTGTCTACAACCGCACCTACGCCAAAACCGAAGACTTCCTCGAGGGGCGTGGCAAGGGCAAGAACATTCAAGGCGCCACTGACCTCGAAGATTTCGTCGGCAAGCTTGAACGCCCCCGCCGGATTTTGATGATGGTGAAGGCGGGGCCCGCCGTCGATGCCGTTGTTGATCAGCTCTCTCCCTATCTCGAGGAAGGCGATCTGCTGATTGATGGAGGCAACTCCGATTATCACGACACTGAACGTCGGGTGAAGCAACTCGAAAGCAAGAGTTTTGGCTTCATCGGTATGGGTGTGTCCGGTGGCGCCAAAGGTGCCCTGGAGGGTCCGAGCATGATGCCCGGTGGAACCAAGACTTCCTACGAGGCCATCGAGGGCCTCGTGAACAAGATGGCGGCCCAGGTCGAAGACGGCCCTTGCGTGACCTACATCGGTCCAGGCGGATCAGGACACCTGGTTAAAACCGTCCACAACGGGATCGAATACGGCATCGAGCAGATCCTTGCCGAGGGCTACGACCTGATGAAGCGGGTCAAGGGAATGAGCGGTGTGCAGATGGCCGACGTTCTCGGGCAATGGAACGCCACAGAAGAGTTGTCGTCGTATCTGGTGGAAATCACCGAGGTGTGTCTTCGCACCAAGGATCCCGTTGATGGCACGGACCTGGTGGAAAAAATCACCGATCAGGCTGGCCAGAAGGGCACGGGACTCTGGACTGTGGTGACGGCGCTGCAGATGGGTGCCTCCGTGCCCACCATCTATGCCTCCCTTAATGCGCGGGTGATGAGCTCGATGAAGCCCCAACGCATGGCGGCTGAATCGATCCTTAAAGGTCCTGCGATCAAGGACTTTGACCTGGGAACACCTGACGACGCCATGGCTCCGTTGATGGATGCCACGGTGCTGAGCTGCATCGCCAGTTATGCCCAGGGAATGGAGCTTCTGCGCATCGCCTCGCAGGATCTCGATTATGAGCTTCACATGCCGTCCATCGCTCAGATCTGGAAGGGAGGTTGCATCATTCGGGCCCGTCTGCTGAAGCGCATTCAGGATGCTTTCCACGCGGATCCCCAGCTGCCCAACCTGATGGTGGATCCCTGGTTTGCTGAGCAGATCAACCGACGTCTCCCCGGACTGGCTCAAGTGGTGGCGGGTGCCGCCGAAGCCGGCATTCCCGTTCCCTGCTTCAGCAGCACCCTCGACTACATCAACAGCTACCGCTCCGATCGCCTTCCTCAGAACCTGGTTCAGGCGATGCGCGATTGCTTCGGCTCCCACACCTACCAAAGGGTCGACAAAGAGGGCACGTTCCACACCGAATGGCTCAGCTGA
- a CDS encoding CIA30 family protein, which produces MQPPASEQILFQGSDFADWASLNDTIMGGRSRAGCRMSPDGLVLEGELVETGGGFVSCRSPRLLPPLDLSPYSALQLDVEGEGRTLKIALGCRDGAMGLTELIPGGLRWVVDVPTQPSGVTPVVVPFADLRPTVRAKPVGLPLRFDPSGITRIQVLHSKFGDAGDLNPGFRAGSIRVVIRSIRALP; this is translated from the coding sequence ATGCAGCCGCCGGCCTCTGAGCAGATTCTTTTCCAGGGCAGCGACTTTGCTGACTGGGCCAGCCTGAACGACACAATCATGGGCGGCCGTTCCCGTGCCGGTTGTCGCATGAGCCCCGACGGACTCGTGCTGGAGGGGGAGCTGGTGGAGACCGGCGGTGGCTTTGTGAGCTGCCGTTCCCCCCGCCTGCTGCCTCCGCTCGATCTGTCCCCTTATTCGGCGCTTCAGCTGGATGTGGAGGGCGAGGGACGCACCCTGAAGATTGCCCTTGGTTGCCGTGATGGAGCCATGGGGCTCACCGAACTGATTCCCGGTGGTCTCCGCTGGGTGGTGGATGTTCCGACTCAACCGTCTGGCGTGACCCCTGTTGTGGTGCCATTCGCCGACCTCAGACCCACGGTGCGTGCCAAGCCCGTTGGCTTACCGCTGCGCTTCGATCCCAGTGGCATCACCCGCATTCAGGTGCTGCACTCGAAATTCGGCGATGCTGGAGATCTCAATCCTGGTTTTCGCGCTGGCTCCATCCGGGTGGTGATCCGCTCAATTCGCGCCTTGCCTTGA
- the ilvD gene encoding dihydroxy-acid dehydratase yields MLRSDAVTKGIQRSPNRAMLRAVGFGDSDFGKPILGIANGYSTITPCNIGLNDLAKRAEEAARQAGGMPQMFGTITVSDGISMGTEGMKYSLVSREVIADAIETACNGQSMDGVLAVGGCDKNMPGAMLAMARMNIPSVFVYGGTIKPGKLGGCDLTVVSAFEAVGQLTSGKIDEAQLTAVEKNACPGAGSCGGMFTANTMSAAIETMGLSLPYSSTMAAEDEEKADSAARSAEVLVEAVKANIRPLDLLTKEAFENAISVIMAVGGSTNAVLHLLAIARTAGVDLSIDDFERIRQRVPVICDLKPSGRYVTVDLHNAGGIPQVMKLLLDAGLLHGDCRTVEGKSLKELLTDVPAEPPAGQDVIRTLSNPLYAKGHLAILKGNLASEGSVAKISGVKTPVLTGPARVFESEEDCLAAILDKKIQAGDVVVVRNEGPVGGPGMREMLAPTSAIVGQGLGDKVALITDGRFSGGTYGLVVGHVAPEGAIGGTIGLVQEGDSITVDADQLLLQLNVDQVELDRRRAGWSKPEPRYRNGILGKYARLVSSSSRGATTDHAD; encoded by the coding sequence ATGCTTCGCTCCGACGCCGTCACCAAGGGGATCCAGCGGTCTCCCAACCGCGCCATGTTGCGGGCCGTGGGCTTTGGAGACAGCGATTTCGGCAAGCCCATCCTGGGCATCGCCAACGGCTACAGCACCATCACCCCCTGCAATATCGGGCTGAACGACCTGGCCAAACGGGCTGAGGAAGCAGCCCGCCAGGCCGGAGGCATGCCCCAGATGTTTGGAACCATCACCGTGAGTGATGGAATCTCCATGGGCACCGAAGGGATGAAGTACTCCCTGGTGAGCCGTGAAGTGATTGCTGACGCCATCGAAACGGCCTGCAACGGTCAGAGCATGGATGGGGTGCTGGCCGTTGGTGGATGCGACAAGAACATGCCCGGCGCCATGCTGGCCATGGCTCGGATGAACATTCCTTCGGTGTTCGTCTACGGCGGCACGATCAAACCGGGCAAGCTCGGGGGCTGTGATCTCACGGTGGTGAGCGCTTTTGAGGCGGTGGGGCAACTCACCAGCGGCAAGATCGACGAAGCGCAGCTCACCGCAGTTGAGAAAAATGCCTGCCCTGGGGCTGGCAGTTGCGGCGGCATGTTCACCGCCAACACCATGAGTGCCGCCATCGAGACGATGGGGCTCAGCCTCCCCTACAGCTCCACGATGGCTGCCGAGGACGAGGAAAAGGCCGACAGTGCCGCTCGCTCCGCTGAGGTGCTGGTGGAGGCCGTGAAAGCCAATATCCGGCCTCTGGACCTCCTCACCAAGGAAGCCTTTGAGAACGCCATCAGCGTGATCATGGCGGTGGGTGGCTCCACCAATGCGGTGCTGCACCTGCTGGCCATTGCCCGTACCGCCGGCGTCGACCTGAGCATCGATGACTTCGAACGGATTCGTCAGCGGGTGCCGGTGATCTGTGATCTCAAGCCCAGCGGCCGCTACGTGACCGTTGATCTGCACAATGCCGGCGGCATTCCCCAGGTGATGAAGCTGCTGCTGGATGCCGGCTTGCTGCACGGCGACTGCCGAACGGTGGAGGGCAAAAGCCTAAAGGAGTTGCTGACCGATGTGCCGGCGGAGCCGCCCGCCGGGCAGGACGTGATCCGCACCCTCAGCAATCCGCTGTACGCCAAAGGGCACCTCGCCATCCTTAAGGGCAACCTCGCCAGCGAAGGAAGCGTGGCCAAGATCAGCGGTGTGAAAACCCCTGTGCTCACTGGCCCTGCGCGGGTGTTTGAAAGCGAGGAAGACTGCCTTGCCGCCATCCTCGACAAAAAGATCCAGGCCGGGGATGTGGTGGTGGTCCGCAACGAGGGTCCCGTCGGTGGCCCGGGAATGCGGGAAATGCTGGCTCCAACCTCAGCGATTGTTGGTCAGGGCCTGGGGGACAAGGTCGCCCTGATCACCGATGGCCGCTTCAGCGGCGGCACCTATGGCCTGGTGGTGGGTCACGTGGCTCCTGAAGGTGCTATCGGTGGAACGATCGGCCTGGTGCAAGAAGGCGACAGCATCACGGTTGATGCTGATCAGCTGCTGCTCCAACTCAACGTGGATCAAGTGGAACTGGATCGCCGTCGTGCGGGATGGAGCAAGCCGGAACCGCGTTACCGCAACGGAATTCTCGGCAAGTACGCGCGGCTCGTCTCCAGCTCAAGCCGGGGTGCAACCACCGACCACGCCGACTGA